The Dyella caseinilytica genome has a window encoding:
- a CDS encoding peptide MFS transporter, giving the protein MAIQTRPVSQTRSFSTVFLIEMWERFGFYGMQVLMVTFMMKRLGFVDTKANLVWGAATALIYATPAIGGWIGDKLLGTRRTMLIGAIILSLGYALLWIPSDHANFTYAALGVIIVGNGLFKANSGNLVRKIYDGEDSKIDSAFTIYYMAVNIGSMISMTLTPWIRDVVAAKYGDSMGWHTAFGVCAIGLIIGLINYSIMSRTLAHVGSPADNEPVNKKRLLAVMVAAVATVFASILILQSETVAKWGVVVAGIAMFIVFIYMIAVSHRSERSGLIAALVLVVQTIFFFIFYQQMSTSLNLFAQRNVDLNFGLFGVHLFTWIPEQYQNLNSIWIVLLSPVLVWIYNSLGRLGKDPSVAAKFAWGFAAVAAGFFIYGVGAKFAVDGRVSSWIMVWGYGLYSLGELLVSGLGLAMIARYVPERMGGLMMGTYFVASGISQYLGSVVANYAHIPEGLTDPVQSLTIYTSLFNKLGFVGVACTLVAMAVLPMMKRLSTNHADTANNEPLPAVRSEEFNAP; this is encoded by the coding sequence ATGGCAATCCAGACTCGCCCCGTTTCACAAACCCGCTCATTCAGCACGGTCTTCCTGATCGAAATGTGGGAGCGCTTCGGCTTCTACGGCATGCAGGTGCTGATGGTCACCTTCATGATGAAGAGGCTCGGCTTCGTCGACACTAAGGCCAACCTGGTCTGGGGTGCCGCCACCGCCTTGATCTACGCCACACCGGCGATCGGCGGCTGGATCGGCGACAAGCTCCTCGGCACCCGCCGCACCATGTTGATCGGCGCCATCATCCTGTCGCTGGGCTACGCGCTGCTCTGGATTCCTTCCGACCACGCCAATTTCACTTACGCGGCACTGGGCGTGATCATCGTCGGCAACGGCTTGTTCAAAGCCAACTCCGGCAACCTCGTGCGCAAGATCTATGACGGCGAGGATTCGAAGATCGACAGCGCCTTCACCATCTACTACATGGCGGTGAACATCGGCTCGATGATCTCGATGACGCTGACACCATGGATCCGCGATGTAGTCGCCGCCAAGTACGGCGATTCGATGGGCTGGCATACCGCCTTTGGCGTCTGCGCGATCGGCCTGATCATCGGCTTGATCAACTATTCGATCATGAGCCGCACGCTCGCCCACGTTGGCTCGCCTGCGGACAACGAACCGGTCAACAAGAAGCGCCTGTTGGCCGTGATGGTCGCGGCCGTCGCCACCGTGTTTGCCTCGATCCTGATTCTGCAAAGCGAAACCGTCGCCAAGTGGGGCGTGGTGGTGGCGGGCATCGCGATGTTCATCGTGTTCATCTACATGATTGCAGTGAGCCACCGCAGCGAGCGCTCCGGTTTGATCGCCGCGTTGGTGCTGGTGGTGCAGACGATTTTCTTCTTTATCTTCTACCAACAGATGTCCACGTCGCTGAACTTGTTCGCGCAACGCAATGTGGATCTCAACTTCGGATTGTTCGGCGTCCACCTGTTCACCTGGATTCCCGAGCAATATCAGAACCTCAACTCAATCTGGATCGTGCTGCTCAGTCCGGTGCTGGTTTGGATCTACAACTCGCTGGGACGTCTGGGCAAGGATCCTTCCGTTGCTGCGAAGTTTGCCTGGGGCTTCGCTGCCGTCGCTGCCGGCTTCTTTATCTATGGCGTTGGCGCCAAGTTTGCAGTGGACGGCCGGGTGTCCTCCTGGATCATGGTTTGGGGCTACGGCCTGTATTCGCTGGGTGAGCTGCTGGTGAGCGGACTGGGACTGGCGATGATTGCCCGCTACGTGCCTGAGCGCATGGGCGGTCTGATGATGGGCACGTACTTCGTGGCATCCGGTATCTCGCAATACCTGGGCAGCGTGGTCGCCAACTACGCGCATATTCCCGAAGGTCTCACCGATCCGGTGCAGTCGCTGACCATCTACACCAGCCTGTTCAACAAGCTGGGTTTCGTCGGCGTGGCCTGCACGCTGGTCGCTATGGCCGTGTTGCCGATGATGAAGCGTCTTTCGACCAACCACGCCGATACCGCGAATAACGAACCACTGCCCGCCGTGCGCAGCGAAGAGTTCAACGCGCCTTGA
- a CDS encoding ATP-binding protein → MPPHQLKQPIGPFALTRTLVWLRLCAIAGQSMAVMICSWWMRIDIPTLPLLLGIDLLAVFAVFAAWRISQPWPVREWETVCHVAADTLVLGYLLHFTGGASNPFVTLLLVPIALSAAALSVPAVLSVAAIAGAAYLVLLRWYVPLPMNELMGTDQGFSLHVAGMGVNFAISALLLGFFINRLAMAVRLQQLEVQRVRERALRDEGILAIATQAAGAAHELNTPLSTMRTLLPELRREHADDTVLDEDLELLEGQVDRCRVILREMVAFGKTQLSQEPERTTLQAFIHGFVERFKLLRPEAELELLVPANLEPLVLRTPPGLRHALINLLNNAADASAMRDSNQVTLEVHRDGDGLEWAVRDRGPGFHPASATASIGESGKQSGLGIGLALAEATAERLNGELIATNTDNGAEMRLRLPLSAITER, encoded by the coding sequence ATGCCTCCGCATCAACTCAAGCAACCCATCGGCCCCTTTGCGCTGACGCGCACCCTCGTCTGGCTGCGCCTATGCGCCATCGCCGGCCAAAGCATGGCCGTGATGATTTGTTCCTGGTGGATGCGGATCGATATTCCCACCCTGCCCTTGCTGCTCGGCATCGATCTGCTGGCTGTGTTCGCGGTATTTGCAGCCTGGCGCATCAGCCAACCCTGGCCGGTGCGGGAGTGGGAGACGGTGTGTCATGTTGCCGCAGATACGCTGGTGCTGGGTTATCTGTTGCACTTCACCGGCGGGGCCAGCAATCCCTTCGTGACGCTGCTGCTGGTGCCGATTGCGTTGAGTGCAGCCGCGTTGTCGGTGCCCGCGGTGCTTTCGGTAGCGGCCATCGCCGGCGCTGCCTATCTCGTGCTGCTGCGCTGGTATGTGCCGCTGCCGATGAACGAACTGATGGGCACGGATCAGGGATTTTCGCTGCATGTCGCCGGCATGGGCGTCAACTTCGCCATCAGCGCGTTGTTGCTCGGCTTCTTCATCAACCGGCTCGCTATGGCAGTACGCCTGCAACAATTGGAAGTGCAACGCGTGCGCGAACGCGCGCTGCGCGACGAAGGCATTCTGGCCATCGCCACCCAGGCAGCCGGCGCGGCGCACGAGCTGAATACGCCGCTATCGACGATGCGTACACTGCTCCCGGAACTGCGGCGTGAACATGCCGACGATACGGTGCTGGATGAGGATCTTGAGCTGCTGGAAGGGCAAGTCGACCGCTGTCGCGTCATCCTGCGCGAAATGGTGGCTTTCGGCAAAACGCAGTTGTCGCAGGAACCTGAGCGCACGACATTGCAGGCTTTCATCCATGGTTTTGTCGAACGTTTCAAGCTGCTGCGTCCAGAAGCGGAACTTGAACTGCTGGTGCCCGCGAATCTTGAACCGCTGGTACTGCGCACGCCGCCGGGCTTGCGTCACGCCCTGATCAACCTGCTCAACAATGCGGCCGATGCCTCGGCCATGCGTGATTCCAATCAGGTGACATTGGAAGTTCATCGCGATGGCGATGGGCTCGAATGGGCTGTGCGCGATCGTGGCCCCGGGTTTCATCCCGCTAGTGCCACAGCGTCGATTGGGGAAAGTGGCAAGCAAAGCGGTCTCGGCATTGGCCTGGCGCTGGCAGAAGCCACCGCGGAGCGTCTGAACGGTGAGTTGATTGCCACCAATACCGATAACGGCGCGGAAATGCGCCTGCGCCTGCCGTTATCAGCCATCACCGAGCGCTGA
- a CDS encoding diacylglycerol kinase, whose product MPGSGFRGDPRQLWRAFRWSMNGLRAGWRHEASFRLEAMLTVVLLPIGLWVGHGALEKIALVSPVILVLSVELLNSAIEAVVDKVSPEFHELAGRAKDMGSAAVFLLLVLVVLCWGLILGPRWF is encoded by the coding sequence ATGCCCGGTAGTGGATTCCGGGGCGACCCGCGTCAGCTCTGGCGCGCTTTCCGGTGGTCGATGAATGGGCTCCGCGCCGGCTGGCGCCATGAGGCCTCGTTCCGGCTGGAAGCCATGCTTACCGTCGTCCTGTTGCCCATCGGGCTGTGGGTGGGGCATGGCGCGCTGGAGAAGATTGCGCTGGTCTCGCCGGTGATCCTGGTGCTGTCGGTGGAGCTGCTCAACTCCGCCATCGAGGCGGTGGTCGACAAGGTCAGCCCGGAATTCCACGAACTGGCCGGCCGGGCCAAGGACATGGGCTCGGCAGCGGTATTCCTGCTGCTGGTGCTGGTGGTGCTGTGCTGGGGGCTGATCCTGGGGCCACGCTGGTTCTAG
- a CDS encoding LemA family protein, giving the protein MKTVRILLLMLLVVMLSGCGYNAIQQQDEAVKAQWSEVLNQYQRRADLVPNLVNTVKGYAAHEEKVFTEVTDARSRVGNIQINADDPDSLAKFQAAQGQLTGALSRLMAVSENYPNLKADGLFQNLQAQLEGTENRITVARNRYIQAVQQYNTLIRTFPNNLTAKMFGYQPKPSFTVENEKAISTAPTVDFGNSAPANPAPAASAH; this is encoded by the coding sequence ATGAAAACCGTCCGCATACTTCTTCTGATGCTGTTGGTCGTGATGCTTTCCGGTTGCGGTTACAACGCCATCCAGCAGCAGGACGAAGCCGTGAAGGCGCAATGGTCCGAAGTACTGAACCAGTACCAGCGGCGTGCCGATCTGGTGCCTAACCTGGTCAATACGGTCAAGGGCTACGCCGCGCATGAAGAGAAGGTCTTCACTGAAGTGACCGACGCCCGTTCGCGGGTCGGCAACATCCAGATCAACGCTGACGATCCCGATTCGCTGGCGAAATTCCAGGCCGCACAAGGCCAGTTGACCGGCGCGCTGTCGCGCTTGATGGCGGTCAGCGAGAACTACCCGAATCTGAAGGCAGACGGTCTGTTCCAGAACCTGCAGGCGCAGCTGGAAGGCACCGAGAACCGCATCACCGTGGCACGCAACCGCTATATCCAGGCGGTGCAGCAGTACAACACGCTGATCCGCACCTTCCCCAACAACCTCACCGCGAAGATGTTTGGCTATCAACCTAAGCCCAGCTTCACGGTAGAAAACGAGAAAGCCATTTCCACGGCGCCGACCGTCGATTTCGGCAATAGCGCGCCGGCCAATCCGGCACCGGCCGCATCGGCGCACTGA